The following are encoded in a window of Balaenoptera ricei isolate mBalRic1 chromosome 1, mBalRic1.hap2, whole genome shotgun sequence genomic DNA:
- the RXFP4 gene encoding LOW QUALITY PROTEIN: relaxin-3 receptor 2 (The sequence of the model RefSeq protein was modified relative to this genomic sequence to represent the inferred CDS: inserted 1 base in 1 codon; substituted 2 bases at 2 genomic stop codons), which translates to MPTPSTSVPPPAFWVNTSGGSVLSADEAMMPVGFLALRVARAYGLVGAIGLLGNLAVLWVLGNCARRAPCPPSDAFVFKLALADXGLALTLPFXAAESALDFHWPFGGALCKMVLTATVLNIYASIFLTTVLSVARYWVVAMAAGPGTHLSLFWARVATLAVWVAAALVTVPTAVFGAKGEVTGVRLCLLRFPSRYWLGAYQLQRVVLAFMVPLGIITTSYLLLLAFLRWRQRQDSRVVARSIRILLASFFLCWFPDHVVPLWGVLVKSDLVPWDSTFYTIHTYVFLITTCLAHSNSCLNPMSYCFLRREPRRALADTFRDLXARLWPQGWGWVEQVALKEVGRRWMESTPWEGGPSTRLTNLDKGTPG; encoded by the exons ATGCCCACGCCCAGCACCTCTGTGCCCCCGCCTGCTTTCTGGGTCAACACCTCTGGAGGCAGTGTGCTGAGTGCTGACGAAGCTATGATGCCTGTTGGATTCCTAGCCCTGAGGGTTGCCCGGGCCTATGGGCTCGTGGGGGCCATCGGCTTGCTGGGAAATTTGGCCGTGCTCTGGGTTCTGGGTAACTGCGCTCGGCGAGCCCCCTGCCCACCTTCTGACGCTTTTGTCTTTAAACTAGCTTTGGCAG CTGGGCTGGCACTCACTCTCCCCTTCTAGGCAGCCGAGTCGGCACTGGACTTCCACTGGCCCTTCGGAGGTGCCCTCTGCAAGATGGTCCTGACAGCCACCGTCCTCAACATCTACGCCAGCATCTTCCTCACCACGGTGCTGAGTGTTGCCCGATACTGGGTGGTGGCCATGGCTGCAGGACCTGGCACCCACCTCTCGCTCTTCTGGGCCCGTGTGGCCACCCTGGCCGTGTGGGTGGCAGCtgccctggtgacagtgcccacggctGTCTTTGGGGCCAAGGGCGAGGTGACTGGCGTGCGTCTGTGCCTGCTGCGCTTCCCCAGCAGGTATTGGCTAGGGGCCTACCAGCTGCAGAGGGTGGTCCTGGCCTTTATGGTGCCGCTGGGCATCATCACCACCAGCTACCTGCTGTTGCTGGCCTTCCTGCGGTGGCGGCAACGGCAGGACAGCAGGGTCGTGGCCCGCTCCATCCGCATCCTTCTggcctctttcttcctctgctgGTTCCCCGATCACGTGGTCCCTCTTTGGGGTGTCCTGGTGAAGTCTGACCTGGTGCCCTGGGACAGCACTTTCTACACCATCCATACCTATGTCTTCCTCATCACcacctgcctggcacacagcaacaGCTGCCTCAACCCCATGTCGTACTGCTTCCTAAGGCGGGAGCCCCGGCGGGCCCTGGCAGACACCTTCAGGGATCTGTGAGCAAGGCTGTggccccagggctggggctgggtagAACAGGTGGCCCTAAAGGAGGTGGGCAGGCGGTGGATGGAGAGCACCCCTTGGGAGGGTGGCCCTTCTACCAGGCTTACCAACCTGGACAAAGGGACACCTGGGTGA